A genome region from Lucilia cuprina isolate Lc7/37 chromosome 3, ASM2204524v1, whole genome shotgun sequence includes the following:
- the LOC124418729 gene encoding uncharacterized protein LOC124418729 produces the protein MAEKRSSRFDFSEKKTTTGKPKCHICGLNHPLKYCRRFKEWSLGIKRLSIINKGYCLNCLAFDHSRQWCTSRERCQFENGPNKLCNARHHTILHREERDPLSSSFEDDNQSAWSGDTTVDNVLSEAMVAVKVENTPVTDKLTGNRSLLNPTVADKLNANRPLLEPTVADKLNANRPLLNPIVTDKLTENRPLLETPNAIDSTAVFTLPETTAKQVQPSKGAIKKVLTKRGTQTTPTSNPIKKPIPKLLESDSIDSYVTLSRQKPTWLIQPPLVRVNMNHRGSKMYTTFVINPKVENSYVLAEVARWLPEFKSTTDKQGNQCGLFVLEPAFPHKESDEIIVKLPIKPYLDVNISEPINDSAFMMHFKHYHPLGHPFFNTWREVDGVLGRDIAQKILSNEIEVPLENGPCAQKSKFGWIIYGPWKGCICHSPAGVC, from the exons ATGGCTGAAAAAAGAAGTTCGAGATTTGATTTTAGCGAGAAGAAAACG ACTACCGGGAAACCAAAATGTCATATCTGTGGTCTAAATCACCCTTTAAAGTACTGTCGCAGATTTAAAGAATGGAGTCTGGGAATAAAGCGACTGTCCATAATAAACAAGGGTTATTGCCTTAACTGTCTGGCCTTTGATCACTCACGTCAGTGGTGCACTTCACGAGAACGTTGCCAGTTTGAAAATGGTCCCAACAAGCTGTGTAATGCTAGACATCACACAATTCTACATCGTGAAGAACGGGACCCACTTTCTTCCAGTTTTGAGGATGACAACCAATCGGCGTGGAGTGGTGATACAACAGTGGACAATGTTCTTTCTGAGGCCATGGTAGCAGTTAAGGTCGAAAATACTCCAGTCACAGATAAACTTACTGGGAATCGTTCTCTCCTAAATCCCACAGTCGCAGACAAATTAAACGCTAATCGTCCTCTCCTAGAGCCCACAGTCGCAGACAAATTGAACGCTAATCGTCCTCTCCTAAATCCCATAGTCACAGATAAATTGACTGAGAATCGTCCTCTCCTAGAGACCCCAAACGCAATTGACTCAACTGCGGTTTTTACTCTTCCTGAGACTACGGCAAAACAAGTGCAACCATCAAAGGGtgcaataaaaaaagtattaaccaAACGCGGCACGCAGACAACTCCAACATCAAACCCAATCAAAAAACCAATTCCGAAACTATTGGAATCAGATTCGATAGACAGTTATGTTACGCTATCGAGACAAAAGCCTACTTGGCTAATTCAACCTCCACTGGTACGAGTAAACATGAACCATCGGGGATCAAAAATGTATACAACCTTTGTAATCAATCCAAAGGTAGAGAACTCCTATGTTCTAGCAGAGGTAGCGAGATGGCTACCAGAATTTAAATCAACAACCGATAAGCAAGGAAATCAGTGCGGTCTTTTTGTTTTAGAGCCCGCATTTCCACATAAAGAGTCAGATGAAATTATAGTCAAATTACCTATAAAGCCATATCTAGATGTCAACATATCTGAGCCCATTAACGACAGTGCGTTCATGATGCATTTTAAGCATTACCACCCTCTAGGACATCCATTCTTCAATACCTGGCGAGAAGTAGATGGAGTACTTGGTAGAGATATTGCCCAGAAAATTCTCTCCAATGAAATTGAAGTACCATTAGAAAACGGACCCTGTGCTCAAAAATCCAAATTTGGTTGGATAATCTATGGTCCTTGGAAAGGGTGCATTTGCCATTCGCCCGCGGGAGTATGTTGA